The Pseudomonas baetica genome includes a region encoding these proteins:
- a CDS encoding sigma-54-dependent transcriptional regulator: MNHDLSVLIVEDDPHVLLGCQQALTLEDIPCIGVGSAEEALERVGDNFAGIVISDIRLPGIDGLELLTRLKQRDRSLPVVLITGHGDISMAVGAMQKGAYDFMEKPFSPERLVDVARRALEQRSLAREVSSLRRQLAERDSLEGRIIGRSPAMQKLRELIANVADTSANVLIEGETGTGKELVARCLHDFSRRHSKQFVALNCGGLPENLFESEIFGHEANAFTGAGKRRIGKIEHADGGTLFLDEVESMPLPLQIKLLRVLQERTLERLGSNQSVAVDCRVIAATKSDLDESSKAGEFRSDLYYRLNVVTLELPPLRERREDILQLFEHFTQQSALRFDRAMPELDNQTLSHLMSHDWPGNVRELRNVAERFALGLPAFKKSGAGSAGQGLAFAEAVEAFERNLLSDALQRSGGNLTQASLELGMAKTTLFDKVKKYGLSH, encoded by the coding sequence ATGAATCACGACCTTAGTGTGCTGATCGTCGAAGACGACCCCCATGTGTTGCTCGGCTGCCAGCAAGCGCTGACGCTGGAAGACATTCCCTGCATCGGCGTCGGCAGTGCCGAAGAAGCGCTGGAGCGCGTCGGCGACAACTTTGCCGGCATCGTCATCAGCGACATTCGCCTGCCCGGCATCGATGGCCTGGAACTGCTGACCCGCCTCAAGCAACGCGACCGCAGCTTGCCCGTGGTGTTGATCACCGGCCACGGCGACATCTCCATGGCCGTCGGCGCAATGCAGAAAGGCGCCTACGACTTCATGGAAAAACCGTTCTCGCCGGAGCGTCTGGTGGACGTTGCACGCCGCGCGCTGGAGCAACGCAGCCTGGCGCGCGAAGTCTCGTCGTTGCGTCGGCAACTGGCTGAGCGTGATTCCCTTGAAGGGCGGATCATCGGGCGCTCGCCGGCCATGCAGAAGCTGCGCGAACTGATCGCCAACGTCGCCGACACCTCGGCCAACGTGTTGATCGAAGGCGAGACCGGTACCGGTAAAGAACTGGTCGCCCGTTGTCTGCACGATTTCAGCCGCCGTCACAGCAAACAATTCGTTGCGCTGAACTGCGGCGGCCTGCCGGAAAACCTTTTTGAAAGCGAGATTTTCGGCCACGAAGCCAACGCCTTCACCGGCGCAGGCAAACGCCGCATCGGCAAGATCGAACACGCCGACGGTGGCACGCTGTTCCTCGACGAAGTGGAAAGCATGCCGCTGCCATTGCAGATCAAATTGCTGCGGGTGTTGCAGGAACGCACCCTCGAACGCCTCGGTTCGAACCAGAGCGTGGCGGTGGATTGCCGGGTGATTGCGGCGACCAAATCCGATCTCGACGAGTCGAGCAAGGCCGGCGAATTCCGTAGCGACCTGTATTACCGCCTCAACGTGGTAACGCTGGAATTGCCGCCATTGCGCGAACGCCGCGAAGATATCCTGCAACTGTTCGAACACTTCACCCAGCAGTCGGCGCTGCGCTTTGACCGTGCAATGCCGGAACTGGATAACCAGACGCTGTCACACCTGATGAGCCACGACTGGCCGGGCAACGTGCGTGAACTGCGCAACGTCGCCGAGCGCTTCGCCCTCGGCCTGCCAGCCTTCAAAAAATCCGGCGCGGGCAGCGCGGGCCAGGGCCTGGCGTTTGCCGAAGCGGTGGAAGCCTTCGAGCGCAACCTGCTCAGCGATGCCCTGCAACGCAGCGGCGGCAACCTGACCCAGGCCAGCCTGGAACTGGGTATGGCCAAAACCACACTGTTCGACAAAGTTAAAAAATACGGGTTGAGCCACTGA
- a CDS encoding sensor histidine kinase: protein MKCDPNLYRAAPPSLAVKPRLIRHLFLPPLVIALMIGLGFVGFWTSEHFGIRSLGENGQRQLELHARAVESEISKYTYLPSLLELETSVPQLLTDPTPEHRQTVNEYLEGLNRRSRSRAIYVMDTTGRVMATSNWRDVDSYLGEDLSFRAYFQKAVRGEPGRFYGIGSTNGEPGYYLAHGLEEHGKIVGVAVVKVRLEAMEERWQRARLEAFVSDENGIIILSSDPARRLKSVIALSDEIKEKLARSLQYYWFPLNELQPLARETLSEGVEKLTFPANSEVQSGEDDISYLAQTRPLSDTPWNFTLLTPLQDLRREAINQGILVAVAFALVAFLLIAWNERRKVIATRLAAREALQEANNQLERRITERTADLRASNERLKSQIRERRQAEETLRRAQDELVQAGKLAAIGQMSTSIAHELNQPLAAMRTLSGNTVRFLERGQLDVASTNLKTINDLIDRMGRITASLRSFARRGDNQGQASLGKAVDAALQLLGARLENPALQLHRQFIDVQLHIDQTRLEQILVNLIGNALDAMQAQPLPQLWLEGEEFNGKYRLRVRDNGHGVDAEARKHLFEPFFTTKPGEQGLGLGLTLSASLAAATGGHLGVEHPGGGGTTFVLSLPLVSPTPAEPI, encoded by the coding sequence ATGAAATGCGACCCCAATCTCTATCGCGCAGCGCCGCCATCACTTGCCGTGAAGCCCCGTCTGATTCGCCATCTGTTCCTGCCGCCGCTGGTCATCGCCCTGATGATCGGTCTGGGTTTTGTCGGCTTCTGGACCAGTGAACATTTCGGTATCCGCAGCCTCGGCGAGAACGGCCAGCGCCAGCTGGAACTGCACGCCCGTGCGGTCGAGAGCGAGATCAGCAAATACACCTATCTGCCCAGCCTGCTGGAACTGGAAACCAGTGTCCCGCAACTGCTGACCGACCCGACCCCGGAACACCGGCAAACGGTCAACGAATACCTTGAAGGCCTGAACCGGCGCAGCCGCAGTCGGGCCATCTACGTGATGGACACCACCGGCCGCGTCATGGCCACCAGCAACTGGCGCGATGTCGACAGTTACCTGGGGGAAGACCTGTCCTTCCGCGCCTACTTTCAAAAAGCCGTGCGTGGCGAACCGGGCCGGTTCTACGGGATCGGCAGCACCAACGGCGAACCTGGTTACTACCTGGCCCATGGCCTGGAAGAACACGGCAAGATCGTCGGCGTCGCCGTGGTCAAAGTGCGTCTGGAAGCCATGGAAGAACGCTGGCAGCGGGCGCGCCTCGAAGCCTTCGTCAGCGACGAAAACGGCATCATCATTCTCTCCAGCGATCCGGCCCGGCGCCTGAAATCGGTGATTGCGTTGAGTGACGAGATCAAGGAAAAACTCGCCCGCAGCCTGCAGTACTACTGGTTCCCGCTCAATGAACTGCAACCGCTGGCCCGAGAAACACTCTCCGAAGGCGTAGAAAAACTCACCTTCCCGGCCAACAGCGAAGTGCAGTCCGGCGAAGACGACATCAGCTATCTGGCGCAGACCCGGCCGTTGAGCGATACGCCGTGGAATTTCACCCTGCTGACGCCGTTGCAGGATCTGCGTCGCGAGGCCATCAATCAGGGGATTCTGGTGGCCGTGGCGTTTGCGCTGGTGGCGTTCCTGCTGATCGCCTGGAACGAGCGACGCAAGGTCATCGCCACGCGCCTCGCCGCCCGCGAAGCCTTGCAGGAAGCCAACAATCAACTGGAGCGTCGGATTACCGAACGCACCGCCGACCTGCGCGCGAGCAATGAGCGCCTCAAGAGCCAGATCCGCGAACGCCGGCAGGCCGAAGAAACCTTGCGCCGCGCTCAGGATGAACTGGTGCAGGCCGGCAAACTCGCCGCCATCGGCCAAATGTCGACCAGCATCGCCCACGAATTGAACCAGCCACTGGCGGCGATGCGCACGCTGTCGGGCAATACCGTGCGCTTTCTGGAGCGTGGTCAACTGGATGTCGCCAGCACCAACCTCAAGACCATCAACGACCTGATCGACCGCATGGGCCGGATCACCGCGAGCCTGCGTTCGTTTGCCCGGCGCGGTGACAATCAGGGCCAGGCCAGCCTCGGCAAAGCCGTGGACGCCGCACTGCAATTGCTCGGCGCCCGTCTGGAAAACCCGGCACTGCAACTGCACCGGCAATTCATCGATGTGCAGTTGCACATCGACCAGACCCGCCTCGAACAGATTCTGGTCAACCTGATCGGTAATGCCCTCGACGCCATGCAGGCACAACCGCTGCCGCAACTGTGGCTGGAGGGTGAGGAATTCAACGGCAAATATCGCCTGCGGGTGCGCGACAACGGCCATGGTGTCGACGCCGAAGCACGTAAGCATCTGTTCGAACCGTTCTTCACCACCAAGCCCGGCGAGCAAGGCCTGGGTCTGGGCCTGACCCTCTCGGCCAGCCTCGCCGCTGCCACCGGCGGCCACCTGGGTGTCGAACACCCTGGCGGTGGTGGCACCACCTTCGTCCTCAGTTTACCGTTGGTAAGCCCTACTCCTGCCGAGCCAATATGA
- a CDS encoding amino acid ABC transporter ATP-binding protein, with product MISIKNINKWYGDFQVLTDCSTEVKKGEVIVVCGPSGSGKSTLIKCVNALEPFQKGDIVVDGTSIADPKTNLPKLRSRVGMVFQHFELFPHLTITENLTIAQIKVLGRSKEEATNKGLQLLERVGLSAHAHKHPGQLSGGQQQRVAIARALAMDPIVMLFDEPTSALDPEMVNEVLDVMVQLAHEGMTMMCVTHEMGFARKVADRVIFMDAGKIIEDCPKEEFFGDISARSERAQHFLEKILQH from the coding sequence ATGATCTCTATCAAAAACATCAACAAGTGGTATGGGGACTTCCAGGTGCTGACTGATTGCAGCACCGAGGTCAAAAAAGGCGAAGTGATCGTGGTCTGCGGCCCGTCGGGTTCCGGCAAATCGACCCTGATCAAGTGCGTCAACGCGCTGGAGCCGTTCCAGAAAGGCGACATCGTCGTCGACGGCACTTCGATTGCCGACCCGAAGACCAACCTGCCGAAACTGCGTTCGCGCGTGGGCATGGTGTTCCAGCATTTCGAACTGTTCCCGCACCTGACCATCACCGAAAACCTGACCATCGCGCAGATCAAGGTGTTGGGCCGCAGCAAGGAAGAGGCGACCAACAAAGGTCTGCAACTGCTTGAGCGTGTAGGTCTGTCTGCTCACGCCCACAAGCACCCGGGCCAATTGTCCGGCGGTCAGCAACAGCGTGTGGCGATTGCCCGTGCGCTGGCGATGGACCCGATCGTCATGCTGTTCGACGAACCGACCTCGGCGCTCGACCCGGAAATGGTCAACGAAGTGCTCGACGTGATGGTGCAACTGGCCCACGAAGGCATGACCATGATGTGCGTGACCCACGAAATGGGCTTCGCCCGCAAAGTGGCGGACCGGGTGATCTTCATGGACGCCGGCAAGATCATCGAAGACTGCCCGAAAGAGGAGTTCTTCGGCGACATCAGCGCCCGCTCCGAACGCGCGCAGCACTTCCTCGAGAAAATCCTGCAGCACTAA
- a CDS encoding amino acid ABC transporter permease translates to MEFDFSGIVPAIPGLWNGMVMTLKLMAMGVVGGIILGTILALCRLSHNKLLSNVAGAYVNYFRSIPLLLVITWFYLAVPFVLRWITGEDTPIGAFTSCIVAFMMFEAAYFCEIVRAGVQSIPKGQMGAAQALGMSYGQMMRLIILPQAFRKMTPLLLQQSIILFQDTSLVYTVGLVDFLNASRASGDIIGRSNEFLIFAGVVYFIISFAASLLVKRLQKRFAV, encoded by the coding sequence ATGGAATTCGATTTCAGTGGCATCGTCCCGGCCATTCCCGGTTTGTGGAACGGCATGGTGATGACCCTCAAGCTGATGGCCATGGGCGTGGTCGGCGGGATCATTCTCGGCACCATCCTTGCACTGTGCCGGCTGTCGCATAACAAACTGCTGTCCAACGTTGCCGGCGCGTACGTCAACTATTTCCGTTCGATCCCGCTGCTGCTGGTGATCACCTGGTTCTATCTGGCGGTGCCGTTCGTGCTGCGCTGGATCACCGGCGAAGACACCCCGATCGGTGCGTTCACCTCGTGCATCGTGGCGTTCATGATGTTCGAAGCGGCGTACTTCTGCGAAATCGTCCGGGCCGGCGTGCAGTCGATTCCCAAAGGCCAGATGGGTGCTGCGCAAGCGCTGGGCATGAGCTACGGCCAGATGATGCGTCTGATCATCCTGCCGCAGGCCTTTCGCAAGATGACCCCGCTGCTGCTGCAGCAGAGCATCATTCTGTTCCAGGACACCTCGCTGGTTTACACCGTGGGCCTGGTGGATTTCCTCAACGCCTCCCGCGCCAGCGGCGACATCATTGGTCGTTCCAATGAGTTCCTGATTTTCGCCGGTGTCGTGTACTTCATCATCAGCTTTGCCGCCTCGCTGCTGGTCAAGCGTCTGCAAAAAAGGTTCGCCGTATGA
- a CDS encoding amino acid ABC transporter permease, producing MNYNWDWGVFFKSTGVGSETYLDWFISGLGWTIAIAIVAWIIALLLGSILGVMRTVPNRIVSGIATCYVELFRNVPLLVQLFIWYFLVPDLLPADLQEWYKQDLNPTTSAYLSVVVCLGLFTAARVCEQVRTGIQALPRGQESAARAMGFKLPQIYWNVLLPQAYRIIIPPLTSEFLNVFKNSSVASLIGLMELLAQTKQTAEFSANLFEAFTLATLIYFTLNMSLMLLMRVVEKKVAVPGLISVGGK from the coding sequence ATGAATTACAACTGGGACTGGGGCGTGTTCTTCAAGTCCACCGGCGTGGGCAGCGAGACCTATCTCGACTGGTTCATCTCCGGGCTGGGCTGGACCATCGCCATCGCCATCGTGGCCTGGATCATCGCCCTGCTGCTGGGCTCGATACTGGGCGTCATGCGTACTGTGCCGAACCGCATCGTGTCGGGCATCGCCACCTGCTACGTCGAACTCTTCCGTAACGTGCCGCTGCTGGTTCAACTGTTCATCTGGTACTTCCTGGTGCCCGACTTGCTGCCGGCGGATCTGCAGGAGTGGTACAAGCAGGATCTTAACCCGACCACCTCGGCTTACCTGAGTGTTGTCGTGTGCCTGGGTCTGTTCACCGCCGCCCGTGTCTGCGAACAGGTACGCACCGGTATCCAGGCGCTGCCACGCGGCCAGGAATCGGCGGCCCGCGCCATGGGTTTCAAGCTGCCGCAGATCTACTGGAACGTGCTGCTGCCCCAGGCCTACCGGATCATCATTCCGCCGCTTACCTCGGAATTCCTGAACGTCTTCAAGAACTCCTCCGTGGCTTCGCTGATCGGTTTGATGGAGCTGCTCGCGCAGACCAAACAGACCGCCGAGTTCTCGGCCAACCTGTTCGAAGCGTTCACCCTGGCGACGCTGATCTATTTCACCCTGAACATGAGCCTCATGCTGCTGATGCGCGTGGTCGAGAAGAAAGTCGCCGTGCCCGGCCTGATCTCCGTGGGGGGTAAATAA
- a CDS encoding glutamate/aspartate ABC transporter substrate-binding protein, translating into MRIVPHILGAAIAAALISTPVFAAELTGTLKKIKESGVITLGHRDASIPFSYIADASGKPVGYSHDIQLAIVEAIKKDLDLPNLQVKYNLVTSQTRIPLVQNGTVDVECGSTTNNVERQQQVDFSVGIFEIGTRLLSKADSKYKDFDDLKGKNVVTTAGTTSERILKAMNADKQMGMNVISAKDHGESFQMLESGRAVAFMMDDALLAGEAAKAKKATDWAVTGTPQSYEIYGCMMRKGDEPFKKAVDDAIVATYKSGAINKIYEKWFMQPIPPKGLNLNFPMSDELKALIANPTDKAADDKKS; encoded by the coding sequence ATGCGCATCGTTCCCCATATCCTGGGCGCAGCCATTGCTGCCGCTCTGATCAGCACGCCAGTTTTCGCCGCCGAGCTCACCGGCACCCTGAAGAAGATCAAAGAGTCGGGTGTGATCACTCTGGGTCACCGCGACGCCTCCATCCCGTTTTCCTACATCGCTGACGCTTCCGGCAAACCAGTGGGCTACTCCCACGACATCCAGCTGGCCATCGTCGAAGCCATCAAGAAAGACCTCGACCTGCCGAACCTGCAAGTCAAATACAACCTGGTGACCTCGCAAACCCGTATCCCGCTGGTGCAGAACGGCACCGTGGACGTCGAGTGCGGTTCCACCACCAACAACGTCGAGCGTCAGCAGCAAGTTGACTTCTCCGTCGGCATCTTCGAAATCGGTACCCGTCTGCTGTCCAAGGCTGACTCCAAGTACAAGGATTTCGACGACCTCAAAGGCAAGAACGTCGTGACCACCGCTGGCACCACGTCCGAGCGCATCCTCAAGGCGATGAACGCCGACAAGCAGATGGGCATGAACGTCATCTCCGCCAAAGACCACGGCGAATCCTTCCAGATGCTGGAATCGGGCCGTGCCGTTGCGTTCATGATGGACGACGCCCTGCTGGCCGGCGAAGCCGCCAAGGCCAAGAAAGCCACCGACTGGGCCGTCACCGGCACACCACAGTCGTACGAAATCTACGGCTGCATGATGCGCAAAGGCGACGAGCCGTTCAAAAAGGCTGTCGATGACGCCATCGTGGCGACCTACAAGTCGGGCGCGATCAACAAGATCTACGAGAAGTGGTTCATGCAGCCGATTCCGCCAAAAGGCCTGAACCTGAACTTCCCGATGAGCGACGAGCTCAAGGCCCTGATCGCCAATCCGACCGACAAAGCGGCTGACGACAAGAAATCCTGA
- a CDS encoding DUF4440 domain-containing protein, whose protein sequence is MNDNLIEQAQYSIHHVHELIHRVFTDSDGSGEAAIAPLMSVFANDFAMVTTSGMKVDRAQVEQLFKATVGGRPGLKIEISDLHTVWQEGETIALSYIETHYQGDTVHARLSVAILQAQAGHVEWQYLHETALSANSG, encoded by the coding sequence ATGAACGACAACCTGATTGAACAAGCGCAATACAGCATTCACCACGTGCATGAACTGATTCATCGCGTATTTACCGATAGCGACGGCAGCGGCGAAGCCGCCATCGCGCCACTGATGAGCGTCTTCGCCAACGACTTCGCCATGGTCACCACCTCGGGCATGAAGGTTGATCGCGCGCAAGTGGAGCAATTGTTCAAAGCAACAGTGGGAGGCAGGCCTGGCCTGAAGATCGAGATCAGCGACCTGCATACGGTCTGGCAAGAAGGCGAGACCATTGCGTTGAGTTATATCGAAACGCATTACCAGGGCGACACCGTCCACGCTCGACTTTCTGTGGCGATCCTTCAGGCTCAGGCAGGTCACGTCGAATGGCAGTACCTGCATGAAACGGCGCTCAGCGCGAACAGCGGCTGA
- a CDS encoding MFS transporter, whose protein sequence is MSYRYKVASIFLLGFFIDCINIFMSAVALPSLSVSLQVSTSSVAWVANAYILGLTLIIPLSTWLAARFGSRKILTVSMLVFSGSVWMCGLAEQFPALVFWRFVQGIGGGLLIPVGQALTFNLFHGEQRTKISTLVMAVALIAPAISPTLGGAIVDSSSWRWVFYSNIPFSLIAAGLSWWWIKEARPASLPRPDIKGLLLVSAALATLLMGMSLYGGDYPPLMALAWVTVGLLFIVLYLRHYRQANQPIIDLGLLKSTRLSTSIFIYYAIPGVFTGVNLLSMFFLQNILHFSARLTGMFMIVYAIGAFIAMLIGGRVYNQVGAKRLFTLGLLLHSAGIATLTLVNAPASIGVIVIAYGLMGIGGGLGANTAQATALLDFSGSDTHKASVIWNISRQLSFSFGAALLLMIFNLLLKPFGTTDAYHATFVIAALAGLLPLFSMSQLNPAKAPHERQPD, encoded by the coding sequence ATGAGTTACCGCTACAAAGTTGCGTCAATCTTTCTGCTCGGGTTCTTTATCGACTGCATCAACATCTTCATGTCGGCGGTGGCATTGCCCAGTTTGTCGGTGAGTTTACAAGTCAGTACTTCCTCGGTTGCCTGGGTGGCCAACGCTTACATTCTCGGGCTGACGTTGATCATTCCGCTGAGCACCTGGCTGGCGGCTCGTTTCGGTAGCCGGAAGATTCTCACGGTGTCCATGCTGGTGTTCAGCGGATCGGTGTGGATGTGTGGTCTGGCCGAGCAGTTCCCGGCACTGGTGTTCTGGCGCTTCGTGCAGGGCATCGGCGGCGGCTTGCTGATTCCGGTCGGACAGGCGCTGACCTTCAATCTGTTTCACGGCGAGCAACGGACAAAAATCTCTACTCTGGTGATGGCTGTAGCACTGATTGCTCCGGCGATTTCGCCGACCCTCGGCGGGGCCATCGTCGACAGCAGCTCGTGGCGCTGGGTGTTCTACAGCAATATTCCGTTCTCGTTGATTGCCGCCGGATTGTCGTGGTGGTGGATCAAGGAAGCCAGACCGGCCAGCCTGCCGCGCCCAGACATTAAAGGTCTGCTGCTGGTGAGCGCAGCACTCGCCACTCTGCTGATGGGCATGTCGTTGTATGGCGGCGACTATCCGCCGTTGATGGCACTTGCCTGGGTGACGGTGGGCCTGCTGTTTATTGTTCTGTACCTGCGCCATTACCGCCAAGCTAACCAGCCGATCATCGATCTGGGCCTGCTCAAAAGCACCAGGCTCAGCACTTCGATCTTCATCTATTACGCCATTCCGGGTGTGTTCACCGGGGTCAATCTGCTGAGCATGTTCTTTCTGCAGAACATCCTGCACTTCAGCGCCCGACTGACCGGGATGTTCATGATCGTCTACGCCATCGGCGCGTTCATCGCGATGCTGATCGGTGGCCGGGTCTATAACCAGGTCGGCGCCAAACGCCTGTTCACGCTTGGCCTGCTGCTACACAGCGCCGGCATCGCCACACTGACGCTGGTGAATGCGCCAGCCAGTATCGGGGTAATTGTCATCGCCTATGGCTTGATGGGCATTGGCGGTGGCCTCGGCGCGAACACCGCGCAAGCCACTGCGCTGCTGGATTTCAGCGGCAGCGACACGCACAAGGCCAGTGTGATCTGGAACATCAGTCGGCAGCTGTCGTTCAGCTTCGGTGCGGCGCTGTTGCTGATGATCTTCAACCTGCTGCTCAAGCCGTTCGGCACGACCGATGCCTACCACGCGACGTTTGTGATAGCGGCGCTGGCCGGACTGCTCCCGCTTTTTTCGATGAGTCAATTGAACCCTGCAAAGGCACCCCATGAACGACAACCTGATTGA
- a CDS encoding LysR family transcriptional regulator: MHTHMNRVQTFLAIVDLGSFTKAADYLNISRAMASLHVKALEQALATTLLIRNTRTIALTETGQSFYAEFKGIVADIDSAFENVLKGSNRVSGKLRISSTSEYGEKYILPLLPLFSQTYPEIRLSYHVNSSLNDLVAEKLDLVIRLGSLADSAFKSRKIADYEIVLVATEQFLSRHPVRDPLDLNGVPWIANSNLQTPTQWLLRDRQGQGMEVSGAHYFESNSSAAMRAMTLSSLGVSVLPQWLIEDDLASGRLIRLLPEYSLPSRSINVVFPSSPHLPHKSRVFIDFLLLHLAN; this comes from the coding sequence ATGCATACGCATATGAATCGGGTGCAGACGTTCCTCGCGATCGTCGATCTGGGTTCGTTCACCAAGGCTGCGGATTACCTGAACATCAGCCGGGCCATGGCCAGCCTGCACGTCAAGGCGCTGGAACAGGCGCTGGCCACCACGCTGCTGATCCGTAATACCCGCACGATAGCGCTGACTGAAACCGGGCAGAGTTTTTATGCCGAGTTCAAAGGCATTGTCGCGGACATCGACAGTGCCTTTGAGAACGTCTTGAAGGGCAGTAATCGGGTTTCGGGAAAGTTGCGGATCAGTTCGACCAGTGAGTACGGCGAGAAATACATCCTGCCGCTGCTACCGTTGTTTTCGCAGACGTATCCGGAGATCCGGCTGAGTTACCACGTCAATTCTTCACTCAATGACTTGGTCGCCGAGAAACTCGATCTGGTGATTCGTCTGGGCAGCCTGGCCGACTCGGCGTTCAAGAGTCGCAAAATTGCTGACTATGAAATCGTGCTGGTGGCCACCGAGCAATTTCTCTCGCGTCATCCGGTGCGTGATCCACTGGATCTTAATGGCGTGCCATGGATCGCCAACAGCAATCTGCAGACACCGACGCAGTGGTTGTTGCGTGATCGGCAAGGGCAGGGCATGGAAGTCAGCGGCGCGCATTACTTCGAATCGAATTCTTCGGCGGCCATGCGTGCGATGACACTGTCGTCGCTTGGTGTATCGGTGTTACCGCAGTGGCTGATCGAGGATGACCTTGCCAGCGGACGCCTGATCCGTTTGTTGCCGGAATATTCGTTGCCGTCGCGATCGATCAATGTGGTTTTCCCCAGCAGCCCGCACCTGCCGCACAAGTCGCGGGTGTTTATTGATTTTCTGTTGTTGCATCTGGCGAATTGA
- the glpD gene encoding glycerol-3-phosphate dehydrogenase produces MSTSTLRTPPISEIYDVAVIGGGINGVGIAADAAGRGLSVFLCEKDDLASHTSSASSKLIHGGLRYLEHYEFRLVREALAEREVLLAKAPHIVKPMRFVLPHRPHLRPAWMIRAGLFLYDNLGKREKLPGSKSLKFGADSALKSEITKGFEYSDCWVDDARLVVLNAMAAREKGAHVHTQTRCVSARRAKGLWHLNLERADGSLFSITAKALVNAAGPWVAKFIRDDLKMESPYGIRLIQGSHIIVPKLYEGENAHILQNEDQRIVFTIPYLNHFTLIGTTDREYTGDPAKVAITDGETEYLLKVVNAHFKKQISRDDIQHSYSGVRPLCNDESDNPSAVTRDYTLALSGGGEEAPLLSVFGGKLTTYRKLAESAMAQLLPFFTQMRRSWTATATLPGGEDMTTPQALSALIRDKFDFVPTEIARRWSTTYGSRTWRMLEGVETLADMGEHLGGGLYTREVDYLCSEEWATTAHDILWRRSKLGLFTTPAEQEKLAAYLGQVEQNRKIEAA; encoded by the coding sequence ATGTCCACATCTACCTTGCGTACGCCCCCTATCTCCGAGATCTACGACGTTGCCGTCATCGGCGGCGGGATCAATGGGGTGGGGATCGCAGCGGATGCCGCCGGTCGCGGTCTCTCGGTGTTCCTTTGCGAAAAGGATGACCTGGCCAGCCACACCTCGTCAGCCAGCAGCAAGCTGATCCACGGTGGCCTGCGCTACCTCGAACATTACGAATTCCGTCTGGTGCGCGAAGCACTGGCCGAGCGCGAAGTGCTGCTGGCCAAGGCGCCGCACATCGTCAAGCCGATGCGCTTTGTGTTGCCGCACCGTCCGCACCTGCGTCCGGCGTGGATGATCCGTGCCGGTCTGTTCCTGTATGACAACCTCGGCAAGCGCGAAAAACTGCCAGGCTCGAAAAGTTTGAAATTCGGCGCCGACAGCGCGCTGAAAAGCGAAATCACCAAGGGCTTCGAATACTCCGATTGCTGGGTCGATGACGCCCGGCTCGTTGTACTCAACGCCATGGCCGCCCGTGAAAAAGGCGCCCACGTGCACACCCAGACCCGTTGCGTCAGCGCCCGCCGTGCCAAGGGCCTGTGGCATCTGAATCTGGAGCGTGCCGACGGCAGCCTGTTTTCGATCACCGCCAAGGCGCTGGTGAACGCTGCTGGCCCATGGGTCGCCAAGTTCATTCGTGACGACTTGAAGATGGAATCGCCCTACGGCATCCGTCTGATTCAGGGCAGCCACATCATCGTGCCGAAACTGTACGAAGGTGAAAACGCGCACATTCTGCAAAACGAAGATCAGCGCATCGTCTTCACCATTCCGTACCTGAACCACTTCACCCTGATCGGTACCACCGACCGTGAGTACACCGGCGATCCGGCCAAAGTGGCGATCACCGATGGCGAAACCGAATACCTGTTGAAAGTGGTCAACGCCCACTTCAAGAAGCAGATCAGCCGTGACGACATCCAGCACAGCTACTCGGGCGTACGTCCGCTGTGCAACGACGAATCGGACAACCCGTCGGCGGTGACCCGCGATTACACCTTGGCACTGTCGGGTGGCGGTGAAGAAGCACCGCTGCTGTCGGTATTCGGCGGCAAGCTGACCACCTACCGCAAACTCGCCGAGTCGGCGATGGCGCAACTGCTGCCATTCTTCACCCAAATGCGCCGAAGCTGGACGGCCACCGCCACCCTGCCCGGCGGTGAAGACATGACCACCCCACAGGCCTTGAGCGCGCTGATCCGCGACAAGTTCGACTTCGTCCCGACCGAGATCGCCCGCCGCTGGTCGACCACCTACGGCAGCCGCACCTGGCGCATGCTCGAAGGCGTGGAAACCCTCGCCGACATGGGCGAACACCTGGGTGGCGGGCTCTACACCCGTGAAGTCGATTACCTGTGCAGCGAAGAGTGGGCGACCACGGCGCATGACATTCTGTGGCGCCGCAGCAAGCTGGGGTTGTTCACCACCCCGGCTGAGCAGGAGAAACTGGCGGCGTATCTGGGCCAGGTTGAGCAGAACCGCAAGATTGAAGCGGCCTGA